Proteins from a single region of Antechinus flavipes isolate AdamAnt ecotype Samford, QLD, Australia chromosome 2, AdamAnt_v2, whole genome shotgun sequence:
- the CTBP2 gene encoding C-terminal-binding protein 2 isoform X2, producing the protein MALVDKHKVKRQRLDRICEGIRPQIMNGPLHPRPLVALLDGRDCTVEMPILKDLATVAFCDAQSTQEIHEKVLNEAVGAMMYHTITLTREDLEKFKALRVIVRIGSGYDNVDIKAAGELGIAVCNIPSAAVEETADSTICHILNLYRRNTWLYQALREGTRVQSVEQIREVASGAARIRGETLGLIGFGRTGQAVAVRAKAFGFSVIFYDPYLQDGIERSLGVQRIYTLQDLLYQSDCVSLHCNLNEHNHHLINDFTIKQMRQGAFLVNAARGGLVDEKALAQALKEGRIRGAALDVHESEPFSFAQGPLKDAPNLICTPHTAWYSEQASLEMREAAATEIRRAITGRIPDSLRNCVNKEFFVTSAPWSVIDQQAIHPELNGATYRYPPGIVSVTPGGIPAAMEGIIPGGIPVTHNLPTVAHPSQAPSPNQPTKHGDNREHPNEQ; encoded by the exons GCATCCGCCCCCAAATCATGAACGGCCCCCTGCACCCCCGGCCCCTGGTGGCGCTGCTGGACGGGCGGGACTGCACCGTGGAGATGCCCATCCTGAAGGACCTGGCCACCGTGGCCTTCTGTGACGCACAATCCACGCAGGAGATCCACGAGAAG GTGCTGAACGAAGCCGTGGGAGCCATGATGTACCACACCATCACCCTCACCCGCGAGGACCTGGAGAAGTTCAAGGCGCTGCGCGTCATCGTGCGCATCGGCAGCGGCTACGACAACGTGGACATCAAGGCGGCCGGGGAGCTCG gaatCGCCGTCTGTAACATCCCCTCAGCGGCCGTGGAGGAGACGGCCGACTCCACCATCTGCCACATCCTCAACCTCTACCGGCGGAACACGTGGCTGTACCAGGCGCTGCGGGAGGGCACGCGGGTGCAGAGCGTGGAGCAGATCCGCGAGGTGGCCTCGGGGGCGGCGCGCATCCGCGGAGAGACGCTCGGCCTCATCGGCTTTG GTCGCACCGGGCAGGCCGTCGCCGTCCGCGCCAAGGCCTTTGGCTTCAGTGTCATATTCTACGACCCCTACTTGCAGGACGGCATCGAGCGCTCGCTGGGCGTGCAGCGGATCTACACCCTGCAGGACCTGCTCTACCAGAGCGACTGCGTGTCCCTGCACTGCAACCTCAACGAGCACAACCACCACCTCATCAACGACTTCACCATCAAGCAG aTGAGACAAGGCGCCTTCCTGGTGAACGCGGCCCGCGGGGGGCTGGTGGACGAGAAGGCCTTGGCCCAGGCCCTCAAAGAGGGAAGGATACGAGGGGCCGCACTGGACGTGCACGAATCGGAACCTTTTAG TTTTGCTCAGGGCCCACTGAAAGACGCCCCCAATCTCATCTGCACGCCGCACACGGCCTGGTACAGCGAGCAGGCGTCTCTGGAGATGAGGGAGGCAGCCGCGACCGAAATTCGCCGGGCAATCACAG GCCGCATCCCCGACAGCCTCAGAAACTGCGTGAATAAGGAGTTCTTTGTGACCTCGGCCCCATGGTCTGTGATAGACCAACAGGCAATCCATCCGGAGCTCAATGGCGCCACCTACAG ataCCCACCTGGCATAGTCAGTGTAACGCCCGGAGGAATCCCTGCAGCTATGGAAGGCATTATTCCAGGAGGTATTCCGGTTACTCATAATCTTCCAACGGTGGCACATCCTTCCCAAGCTCCCTCTCCTAACCAGCCCACAAAACACGGGGACAATAGAGAGCACCCCAATGAGCAATAG
- the CTBP2 gene encoding C-terminal-binding protein 2 isoform X1, which yields MPVPHRPVGLGRSQSWDAAGWYEGAPDYARPSPSRRSSLSAGGEPGWYEGPEIVMQGGPERPDPFLYQEVAFGAGPLRKNSAPEFVYYDSRQLALSGRSSQEFYGDPPSAAGRAPREPPYFRDQMVGRPAPNYGMPANRLAWDQAPARSEAARLYREPEGKMIPEGPRARSREPGPGRYGPEPPPLRYGAEAPLYPSRHLLNDVGTRPPEPPPIARQTAPTCLVVDPVVAEGGPGSRGYGEALGTKGAYEPYEPLAAPSQAPTSDGKRAVDPEFVALLRMEGVSEGTVGALLQQGFDCPGVLAVMEENDIRAVAPNLGQARLLSRLAGHFRAELQLHRPDHKGPPPRPRLRSNSFSHRGDLLANDYAGGPARPPSAFPPQAASPRAEASRRPASAPSQHLLETATYSAAGAGQPNPGYHSPVPCPLNARLGPPCSPQAGLAMTTSVQNSLHPSPKTAYSTAYTVPMELMKRDRAAAPLPSPRGSPQLLRKPGTPADAALPPAGSQSLHTPHSPYQKVARRTGAPIIVSTMIPSEQSIRPQIMNGPLHPRPLVALLDGRDCTVEMPILKDLATVAFCDAQSTQEIHEKVLNEAVGAMMYHTITLTREDLEKFKALRVIVRIGSGYDNVDIKAAGELGIAVCNIPSAAVEETADSTICHILNLYRRNTWLYQALREGTRVQSVEQIREVASGAARIRGETLGLIGFGRTGQAVAVRAKAFGFSVIFYDPYLQDGIERSLGVQRIYTLQDLLYQSDCVSLHCNLNEHNHHLINDFTIKQMRQGAFLVNAARGGLVDEKALAQALKEGRIRGAALDVHESEPFSFAQGPLKDAPNLICTPHTAWYSEQASLEMREAAATEIRRAITGRIPDSLRNCVNKEFFVTSAPWSVIDQQAIHPELNGATYRYPPGIVSVTPGGIPAAMEGIIPGGIPVTHNLPTVAHPSQAPSPNQPTKHGDNREHPNEQ from the exons ATGCCGGTCCCCCACAGGCCCGTCGGCCTCGGTCGCTCCCAGAGCTGGGATGCTGCCGGCTGGTACGAGGGCGCCCCGGACTACGCCAGACCCTCGCCCAGCAGAAGGAGCTCTCTGAGCGCCGGCGGCGAGCCGGGGTGGTACGAGGGGCCCGAGATCGTGATGCAGGGCGGGCCCGAGAGACCGGATCCCTTCCTGTACCAGGAAGTGGCCTTCGGGGCCGGCCCCCTGAGGAAGAACTCGGCCCCCGAGTTTGTCTACTACGACAGCAGGCAGCTCGCGCTGTCCGGGCGGAGCTCCCAGGAGTTCTACGGCGACCCCCCCTCGGCGGCGGGCAGGGCCCCCAGAGAGCCGCCCTACTTCAGGGACCAAATGGTCGGCAGGCCGGCGCCGAATTACGGGATGCCCGCAAACCGGCTGGCGTGGGACCAGGCCCCGGCCCGCTCGGAAGCCGCTCGCCTTTACCGAGAGCCCGAGGGGAAGATGATCCCCGAGGGCCCCAGGGCGCGCAGCCGGGAGCCGGGCCCCGGCAGGTACGGGCCCGAGCCTCCCCCTCTGAGGTACGGGGCAGAGGCGCCCCTCTATCCCAGCCGGCACCTCCTGAATGACGTGGGCACCAGGCCCCCGGAGCCCCCGCCCATCGCCAGGCAGACCGCGCCCACGTGCCTGGTGGTGGACCCCGTGGTGGCCGAGGGGGGCCCCGGGAGCCGGGGCTACGGCGAAGCCCTCGGGACCAAGGGGGCGTACGAGCCCTACGAGCCCCTCGCGGCCCCCTCCCAGGCCCCGACCTCGGACGGCAAGAGGGCCGTGGACCCCGAGTTCGTGGCCCTGCTGCGGATGGAGGGCGTGTCGGAGGGCACCGTGGGGGCCTTGCTGCAGCAGGGCTTCGACTGCCCCGGCGTGCTGGCTGTGATGGAGGAGAACGACATCCGGGCCGTGGCCCCCAACCTGGGCCAGGCGCGCCTCCTCTCCCGGCTGGCCGGTCACTTCCGGGCCGAGCTGCAGCTGCACCGGCCGGACCACAAGGGGCCCCCCCCGCGCCCCAGGCTCCGCTCCAACAGCTTCAGCCACCGGGGCGACCTCCTGGCCAACGACTACGCGGGCGGCCCCGCCCGGCCCCCGTCCGCCTTCCCGCCGCAGGCGGCCTCGCCCCGGGCCGAGGCGAGCCGCAGACCCGCCAGCGCGCCGTCCCAGCACCTCCTGGAGACCGCCACCTACTCGGCCGCCGGCGCGGGCCAGCCGAACCCCGGGTATCACTCTCCTGTGCCATGCCCGCTCAACGCCCGCCTGGGGCCCCCCTGCTCCCCCCAGGCCGGGCTAGCCATGACCACCTCGGTCCAGAACAGCCTCCACCCCAGCCCCAAGACCGCCTACTCTACCGCCTACACAGTGCCCATGGAGCTGATGAAACGGGACCGCGCCGCCGCCCCCCTGCCCAGCCCCCGCGGCAGCCCCCAGCTCCTGAGGAAGCCGGGCACCCCCGCGGACGCCGCCCTGCCGCCCGCGGGCAGCCAGAGCCTCCACACGCCCCACTCTCCGTATCAGAAGGTGGCCCGGCGCACCGGAGCCCCCATCATCGTCTCCACCATGATCCCGTCTGAGCAAA GCATCCGCCCCCAAATCATGAACGGCCCCCTGCACCCCCGGCCCCTGGTGGCGCTGCTGGACGGGCGGGACTGCACCGTGGAGATGCCCATCCTGAAGGACCTGGCCACCGTGGCCTTCTGTGACGCACAATCCACGCAGGAGATCCACGAGAAG GTGCTGAACGAAGCCGTGGGAGCCATGATGTACCACACCATCACCCTCACCCGCGAGGACCTGGAGAAGTTCAAGGCGCTGCGCGTCATCGTGCGCATCGGCAGCGGCTACGACAACGTGGACATCAAGGCGGCCGGGGAGCTCG gaatCGCCGTCTGTAACATCCCCTCAGCGGCCGTGGAGGAGACGGCCGACTCCACCATCTGCCACATCCTCAACCTCTACCGGCGGAACACGTGGCTGTACCAGGCGCTGCGGGAGGGCACGCGGGTGCAGAGCGTGGAGCAGATCCGCGAGGTGGCCTCGGGGGCGGCGCGCATCCGCGGAGAGACGCTCGGCCTCATCGGCTTTG GTCGCACCGGGCAGGCCGTCGCCGTCCGCGCCAAGGCCTTTGGCTTCAGTGTCATATTCTACGACCCCTACTTGCAGGACGGCATCGAGCGCTCGCTGGGCGTGCAGCGGATCTACACCCTGCAGGACCTGCTCTACCAGAGCGACTGCGTGTCCCTGCACTGCAACCTCAACGAGCACAACCACCACCTCATCAACGACTTCACCATCAAGCAG aTGAGACAAGGCGCCTTCCTGGTGAACGCGGCCCGCGGGGGGCTGGTGGACGAGAAGGCCTTGGCCCAGGCCCTCAAAGAGGGAAGGATACGAGGGGCCGCACTGGACGTGCACGAATCGGAACCTTTTAG TTTTGCTCAGGGCCCACTGAAAGACGCCCCCAATCTCATCTGCACGCCGCACACGGCCTGGTACAGCGAGCAGGCGTCTCTGGAGATGAGGGAGGCAGCCGCGACCGAAATTCGCCGGGCAATCACAG GCCGCATCCCCGACAGCCTCAGAAACTGCGTGAATAAGGAGTTCTTTGTGACCTCGGCCCCATGGTCTGTGATAGACCAACAGGCAATCCATCCGGAGCTCAATGGCGCCACCTACAG ataCCCACCTGGCATAGTCAGTGTAACGCCCGGAGGAATCCCTGCAGCTATGGAAGGCATTATTCCAGGAGGTATTCCGGTTACTCATAATCTTCCAACGGTGGCACATCCTTCCCAAGCTCCCTCTCCTAACCAGCCCACAAAACACGGGGACAATAGAGAGCACCCCAATGAGCAATAG